From Rickettsia endosymbiont of Ceutorhynchus obstrictus, a single genomic window includes:
- a CDS encoding tetratricopeptide repeat protein, with protein sequence MFRLLAICIIFLLLYLGFSVIETLDSQVVLTLYDYHIETTFFSLLTFGILLLLISFIVIKILILIIDLPSKIQDIFTTRKINNNQYSLVRSISEYIIDNKSKAGAIARKISLPIKKENRELYILILAKTEEEISKKIAYFEELETSKPFTFFAAKNLAILFYRKSFYQEAEGYASKAYNLNEFDSAVLEILINCYGKLALWEKFTFVVAKLAKLNKSKFAMMNSEIAEYYLSAAKMMVENNHTEGAIDYLELALSLNCVTPKILELYLTLNSNINNNKKIKILKNAFNAHPSLEIVKIFKKFTELLNYQIYEELTSELNITDHLTLFLAIAAYLDLPDKIASLKAGPKLLSFSEA encoded by the coding sequence ATGTTCAGACTCCTCGCAATTTGTATTATCTTTCTGCTTCTCTATCTTGGATTTTCCGTTATTGAAACGCTTGACTCGCAAGTCGTTTTGACCTTATACGATTATCATATAGAAACTACGTTTTTTTCACTTCTTACTTTCGGGATTTTGTTATTACTCATAAGTTTTATTGTCATTAAAATTTTAATATTAATTATCGATTTACCGTCAAAAATACAAGATATTTTTACTACACGAAAAATTAACAATAATCAATATTCTCTTGTTAGATCAATATCGGAATATATTATCGATAATAAAAGTAAAGCCGGTGCTATCGCGAGAAAAATTTCTTTACCTATAAAAAAAGAAAATAGAGAGCTTTATATTTTAATTTTAGCTAAAACCGAGGAAGAAATAAGTAAAAAAATTGCCTATTTTGAAGAATTAGAAACATCTAAACCATTTACGTTTTTTGCCGCTAAAAACCTCGCTATATTATTTTACCGTAAAAGTTTTTACCAAGAAGCAGAAGGCTACGCTAGTAAAGCTTATAATTTAAATGAATTTGATAGTGCAGTTTTAGAGATTCTTATTAATTGCTACGGAAAACTTGCATTATGGGAGAAATTTACTTTTGTGGTAGCCAAGCTTGCAAAGCTTAATAAATCCAAATTTGCGATGATGAATTCGGAAATCGCCGAATATTACTTATCGGCAGCAAAAATGATGGTAGAGAATAATCATACTGAAGGCGCAATTGATTATTTAGAGTTAGCCTTAAGCTTGAATTGCGTAACTCCGAAAATATTAGAGCTTTATTTAACTTTAAATTCTAATATCAATAACAATAAAAAAATCAAAATACTAAAAAATGCTTTTAACGCCCATCCTTCTTTAGAAATAGTCAAGATATTTAAGAAATTTACAGAATTGCTTAATTATCAAATCTATGAGGAACTAACCTCAGAACTAAATATCACAGATCATTTAACATTATTCTTAGCTATAGCAGCTTATTTAGATTTACCGGATAAAATAGCCTCTTTAAAAGCCGGTCCAAAGCTTTTATCTTTTTCTGAAGCATAA
- a CDS encoding uroporphyrinogen-III synthase, with protein MKYVLLTRSIEGNKETIEEIAKHNINNLGFHYIHCPLIEYKNLNLSPEILGNYSNIIITSKYAANILREWQNNNYNIWVVGEASKAILERSGFIVKYAAKNVDDLIKHFPSRLYNQTIYLSSNEITHDLPSQIKRQIIYNVKYLEQLPPIELFKSNIDYILLYSQNSAKIFKKLLLQNHLSEVLQNSLVIAISLKVANIIRPFSKNVVYCNNENSHTIINLLMHDAKIRNQS; from the coding sequence ATGAAATATGTTTTACTTACTAGAAGTATCGAAGGAAATAAAGAGACTATTGAAGAAATAGCAAAGCATAATATCAATAATTTAGGCTTTCATTATATCCACTGCCCTTTAATCGAGTATAAAAATTTAAACCTTTCTCCAGAAATTCTCGGTAATTATTCTAATATAATTATAACTAGTAAATATGCTGCCAATATCCTTAGAGAATGGCAAAATAATAACTATAACATTTGGGTAGTAGGAGAAGCTTCAAAGGCAATTTTAGAGCGTAGCGGTTTTATAGTAAAATACGCCGCAAAAAACGTCGATGATTTGATTAAGCATTTTCCAAGCCGGTTATATAATCAAACAATATATTTATCTTCCAACGAAATCACTCACGATTTACCATCCCAAATAAAGAGGCAAATTATCTATAACGTAAAATATTTAGAGCAACTACCGCCAATAGAATTGTTTAAAAGCAATATAGATTATATTTTGCTTTACTCACAAAACAGCGCCAAAATATTCAAAAAATTATTACTGCAAAATCATTTATCGGAAGTGTTGCAAAACTCATTAGTCATAGCTATTAGCTTGAAAGTAGCAAATATAATTAGACCTTTTAGTAAAAATGTGGTTTATTGTAATAATGAAAATTCACATACAATAATAAATTTATTAATGCATGATGCAAAAATCCGAAATCAATCTTAA
- a CDS encoding Dabb family protein yields the protein MIKHIVLFKFAANVTDKQIEQALQKLGNLKNTYIPQIKSFSFGKNSSPENLNKGFNYVFIMEFLNSKDRAEYLKHPDHIKIANEDIMPLTEDGINSVIVFDYASEKDKSFGPAFKEAILSGKSK from the coding sequence TTGATCAAGCATATTGTGTTATTTAAATTTGCTGCTAATGTTACTGATAAACAAATAGAGCAGGCATTACAAAAATTAGGAAATTTAAAAAATACTTATATTCCGCAGATTAAATCTTTTAGCTTTGGAAAAAATTCTAGTCCCGAAAATTTAAATAAAGGATTTAATTACGTTTTTATAATGGAGTTTCTTAATTCAAAAGATAGAGCCGAGTATTTAAAGCATCCTGATCATATTAAAATTGCTAACGAGGATATTATGCCTTTAACGGAAGATGGTATAAATTCAGTAATAGTGTTTGATTATGCTTCAGAAAAAGATAAAAGCTTTGGACCGGCTTTTAAAGAGGCTATTTTATCCGGTAAATCTAAATAA
- the recR gene encoding recombination mediator RecR translates to MNDTNEIEQLIYLFSKLPGLGGRSARRIVLYLLQDKDVRLKGLITNLINVENKIVKCEICGNMDTTNICRICSSPVRDKAVIAIVETVAELWAMERSGIFKGGYHVLGHNLSAAARQNPSVLRLPELLTRCREENIEEVIIATNSTLEGQTTAYFITEYLKSHPAKISRLASGIPIGGELDYLDEGTLSAAITLRQPFE, encoded by the coding sequence GTCTTGGCGGACGCTCTGCTCGGCGCATTGTTTTATATCTGTTACAAGATAAAGACGTAAGATTGAAAGGATTAATTACTAATTTAATAAATGTCGAAAATAAAATAGTAAAATGCGAGATTTGCGGCAATATGGATACCACTAATATCTGCCGTATTTGTTCATCTCCGGTGCGAGATAAAGCCGTTATTGCTATCGTGGAAACGGTGGCGGAATTATGGGCTATGGAACGTAGCGGTATTTTTAAAGGCGGGTATCATGTGCTAGGTCATAATTTATCGGCGGCAGCTAGGCAAAACCCTTCAGTATTAAGGTTACCGGAGTTGCTTACTAGATGCCGAGAAGAAAATATCGAGGAAGTTATTATAGCCACCAATTCCACGCTAGAAGGTCAAACCACCGCTTATTTTATTACCGAATATTTAAAATCCCATCCTGCTAAGATTTCACGCCTAGCCAGCGGTATACCTATCGGCGGCGAATTAGATTATCTAGACGAAGGGACTTTGTCAGCTGCTATTACTCTACGCCAACCGTTTGAATAA
- a CDS encoding phosphoribosylaminoimidazolesuccinocarboxamide synthase, which translates to MKKILYQGSRKSLYTSEEDFLIIMAFTDKTILENGEIIDTSGKGVLNNNISSFIMGKLDMLGIENHFIEKLNMREQLIQYVEVFPMQLSISSVACGRFVKEFSMEEGYVFDKPIIDFKVRSRELNYPIVNEYQILNFGWLTKAEISAVKKQAIRIFDFLSGLFTGIGIRLVECTLEFGRVFNGEETIIMLTDEISPDNCRLWQANNNEKLGFELLHEDPNKAFESYQLIADLLKERN; encoded by the coding sequence ATGAAAAAAATACTTTATCAAGGTTCTCGTAAATCCCTATACACTTCTGAAGAAGATTTTCTTATTATCATGGCTTTCACCGATAAGACTATTTTAGAAAACGGAGAAATTATTGATACTTCCGGTAAAGGAGTGCTTAATAATAATATTTCTTCTTTTATTATGGGTAAGCTCGATATGCTCGGAATTGAAAATCATTTTATAGAAAAACTAAATATGCGAGAGCAATTAATCCAATATGTGGAAGTTTTTCCGATGCAATTATCAATTTCTTCCGTTGCTTGCGGTAGATTTGTTAAGGAATTTAGTATGGAAGAAGGGTATGTATTTGATAAACCGATTATTGATTTTAAAGTTAGGAGTCGCGAGTTAAACTATCCTATCGTTAATGAATATCAAATATTAAATTTCGGTTGGTTAACCAAAGCTGAAATTTCCGCCGTAAAAAAGCAAGCTATCCGAATATTTGATTTTTTAAGCGGCTTATTTACCGGCATCGGTATTAGGCTTGTTGAATGTACGCTTGAATTCGGTAGAGTATTTAACGGCGAAGAAACTATAATAATGTTAACCGATGAGATTAGTCCGGATAATTGCCGATTGTGGCAAGCCAATAATAACGAGAAACTTGGTTTTGAACTACTTCACGAGGACCCAAACAAAGCTTTTGAATCATATCAGTTAATAGCCGATCTTTTGAAGGAAAGAAATTAA